ttggtttttaatttttcttttgtttactttGTCTTATTTGGATGCAATTTTCCAAACTTCAGATGGAAGAAATTGTCATTGTAAGAAATTAATGACTGAAATTACCAATCGGAAGGTTGGAGTATGGTGTATGTATTGCCAGACTTAAGTTGGTCAAATTACATGGATATGTTAATTATCTGAGATGCTGTTTCACATTTATTAGTCAGCTACCTAGTAGATGTGAAATTGCCACACTATGTATTACATTAATACACCACAAAGGCTCAGATGTGATTAAATGGACTTCCTGCATACTTGCAGCCAACCAAGGATAAAGAAAGATATTCAGAAACAGCAGATGGCTACCAGCCATCATTTAATGACCTTGTTTTAGTTGCAGAGACACTGGGGGAAAACCCCAATTTAATGTATGCACCTGAGAGTTTAATGAATTTCCACAGAAACACCTACAGACAACCAGTTCCTCGCAGGATGTTTACTAGTCATGTTACAAGACAACTGTTCAGGCTCATAAGAATAACTGAAGAGACAAATGAAGGCTCAAGACAATATTTGTAATCTGAACCAAGGGACCAAGTACCTTAATAGCTGCCAGTTACTGGCAGAACAAACAATATAGGAATATAgaaattgaaaagaaaatacagaataCCTTTGTGGAGCAGTGGCTCCAATCCTATCACTTTTGACCCCTCAAAGTCATAAACCTGCTTGCAAACCGCTATTTGTAATGTCTTTGTGTGGGCATGAGCTGTGCAGACTACCTCGCCTCCTCAACCTTCAAGCCGGTGGAACCACTTTACCAGTGTACGGGTTTCGAGGTAGAGAAATCAATAATTTAGATTTGTTCATTTCTTCTCTCACTTTTGAATAATTGTGACTGTGACACAATTACATCTTTAGCACCCATTAGACAAATTagagaaaagaacaaacaacTTGTCATATTACAGCCTCTGCCCCAGCTGAACTGAGGTTAGCCATGACCTCATAAGTCCATTAGCGTAATATGCTGTGGAGCTGGCATCTCACTAAAGAGAGAATTACCATATTTCTCttataaatacagaatatagATTTTTCTATTAAAAGTCCACAGCTTCACTAGCAGCTTTGAGTACTTTGTAAGGCATATTTTGAGCTCAGTGTTACAAGTGACATTGAGCAAACTTAAATTTTAACCTAATGGTGAAGCTATATCAAGATCGGAAAGGTTATTGGGCTTTACAGTGAAAAGTTCGGTCTCATTAAATGATAATCAATACAACAGGAGTCGAGCGCATGACCTGCTGAtggcaaaaaagcaaaaagtgtaaaaatatctgttacagaaaaaaatgaaacactaaACTGACCTACTTCCCCATTTTATTTCACAGAgccaacacaaaataaaatactagcaTCTTATAGTTCTAAAAGATTCATCTTcacaaaaaatgtgcaaaaatacttTTCATACCAGCGTGTTTTATGATTTTTGTGCCTTACAGTAATGCCACCACCGATCCAACCTGCTCAcagttatttattgcttttacaGTCACGTGAGTTCACATAGATAGGCACCACATGTCCACAGTTTAACCGCAACACTTTTTCTTGTCCTTAGTTGCTGTTCTTGGCTGAGGCATGTTGGCTCGCTGTAACTGTAGCGCCTGTGGGACAGTGCACTTGATTCCATCCCAGCCCTCTTGCAGCTCTATCTCTCCACTCAATAGTCCCTGGTAGATTCGTCGAGTGAGGAGCTCGAAGCACTCCTTTACATGTTGCCCAGACTTTGCAGATGCCTCCACGTAGGGCGTTCCTAGCTGCTGGGCCAGCTTCTCTGCCTCTTCTCGGCTCACCGCCCTTTCCCTGTGAGCATCTCGATCATTCTTTTGACCCACCAGGACGAACAGAACCTTATGTGGCTGTACTCGCTCGCACACCTCAGCATGCCAGTCTTTAATATGGTCAAAGGAGGCTCGATGGGTGATGTCAAACACTAGCATGCCTCCAACTGAGTTGCGGTAATAGGAGCGGGTCACTGATCTGAGGAAAGAAGTGAGACAAAGGGGTAAAAAATCTTGAGAGATAGAAAAACCCACACTGGCAAACAGAATCAACATTTATGTCCTGTTCTAATGAGCAGTTAACAGCTGCTGTGTATAACTTCAGCTCTTTTGGACAAGCATTCATACAAACAGTTCCCCCTGATTTATTGAACCAAAGGTCATCTAAACTGTCAGGTGGTGAAAACTTCATCTAAACAGGTATTTCTGAAAACAGGACAAGCCTTTGGTTCACTTAATGGGATTATAGATCCCATCCAGAGTGAAGTTAAATGCAAACAGGCGTAGTTTGCAATttgtttcagttcattcagCTGGAGAACTGGAAAATAAAGGATTTGGAGACAGAATGAAGCATGCTTCTCCTAGTTCTTTCATTAAATACGCTGAGCCtggaaaatattacatttaaaagagcTCAATCTTCCATTTAGAAGTATTGCACAAACTGCACTTCTGTACACAGTACACACCTATCTTGTGGCACTGACAGGGTGGATACACAATCATAGCTGaaagtaaacaaagcaaaacaacttCATTGTGAACGGAATAGGCCCTAGTTCAGTTGTCGCACACAACTAAAGTGTCtctaattttcattttttgaacAGGGTCCTTGTAATGTGGCCTAATGCATTAAAAACGACATAAATGTTACCTGGATTCCAACATAAAGCTCATATCATTGTAGACTGCATATATCTTATTCAAAGATCATCCATACCTGAACCTTTCCTGTCCTGCTGTGTCCCAGAACTGCAGCTTTACACGGATCCCCGGTTCCACCTCCAGGAAGTGAACGTAGAAGTCAACACCTACTGTCTCGTTGATGGACTCCATAAACAAGTCCTCTGTGTAGCGTTTCAGTAGGGAGGACTTTCCCACAGCTGAATCGCCCAGCATGATGATCCTGAACTGGTACTGCCACAAAGTCAGGTCCATTGTTGCTGGCAGTTACAAGAGATTAAGACAGGAATGACAGCTTTTGGAGATATGAAGGTGTGCACAAGCGctgggaaagagaaaaacagattgTCATAAAGATTAGAAAAGGTTAAAAGCAAATATAGTGAGAGATTACTGAGactgaagagaaagaaagagacatAACTTCATGGAGACTATCTACCACACAAACTCAACACCAGTTGCTTTCTTACCTCTGACAATCCAAATGTTGAGAAACAGGCATTAAGCCACTCCTTATTAATCTCACTACCAATGCAGCAGCAGTGTTCACAGCCATCCCAAGCTTCTTTCCTTTTGTGACTGCAGTACAGCTCTCATTCTCATGGTGGCTCTTCAAATCCTCTACGAGGGCAGGTATGTAGAAAAATCTTCCCCACAAAGTGGATCCATTTGAGCTGCTGATCTTAACTAGTACAGTAAGCTTGTACACAAGTGTGGCTTTGCAGGGGCGTGTACTTCTAAAGGTTGCTTGTTGATACTTGACTAAAGGAGGGGCAAGAGCACAAGGACAAAGGGAGGGCCAGATGTGGGAAAGGGGGAAGTTTAAGGAAGTAGTGGCTGCATAAAAAAAACTTATCAGGGGAAACTGTGCAGTTTCCTGTAGTTGAGAGCCAGTAGggacatcatcatcaccaaACATACAAAATGAGGGTGACTGTTGGCAACTCTAACAGTTGCCACACTATTTGCAACAGTTTTTATCACTTTATGATCTCATATGTGCAGCGAAGATCTGAAAAGGGAAGTTGATAACAATGTCGGTTTTTATCCTCTGGGAAAGCCAAACTGGTCTCACAGCTATATGTAAAGTGACTGTGACCTCTTAACATTATGCAGTGATGGAACGGGTTCAAGTTACATGAAGGGACCATGGAGAGCAACAAGCTTCCTCTCCACTGTCCTGGTTAGTAGGATAAAAAGTCCATCCTTAGGCAGTTGTGACACCAGCATATTTATGAAAAGTCATTCACAGATACTTACAGCTTGTAGGTGTAGTATTCTCCAGgacttccccccccccaaaaaatacaaataaacagatGTGCTGCATAACACATGCAtctaaatttaataaataaaaggcatTTCAGTACATTTGGGTCACACAATGGTAACAAAATGGGATCTCATGTTACTTAGTAGACTGAAAGTGCAAGAGGGACATTTGATAGTTATAACCTACTAGATGCTTTTACTGATGCTTCAAGATCCATTTGAGAtcgtagttttagttttattctgtTGTTGTCGCAAAGGTTGCTTAAATTTCCCCAGCTGTCAGATGATTGTGCATCAGCATATTTCAATTTAAACAGTTCTTAGTCAGAAATAGCAGTAAAGGGCAATCATGTTTCCTGGTCATAGGCAAAAGTTGTGCAACATGAACTGGTCAGTTCAGTTTTAGGGCTTCACAAACTAATGGCGTTCCAAAGTGAGTGAGTCTTCAAATGACAGCTTACGTGCAGAAATTAAAAGCCTGCATCCATGTGATTGATTCATGCCTAAATCTTTAACATTATCAGagcagaatatttcacattttcacccAAGAGTCACAGCTTCATGTCCAAACAGATCTGGATGTAATACAGAGAAAGATTGCTTAAAACCAAACCAGTATTAAACTATGGGGGAAATACAGATGAAAAAACTGACAATTACAACAATTTAAAAAGGTAAATATATCAGTAATtcccaatatatatataatcccACCTAACCCTTTCTCAATtccaaaaaacagagaaagtctCTGAAAAATATTTCTCTGAAAAACTCCAAAATACACATCTTCTCATTATTTTACCAGAACATCATTATGATAACGGCAGTACACTTTATACCGATGGGCTGATGTCTTCCCTTTAATCATGTACCTTAGTGTATTCTTTTTTAACAAGTTCCATTACAGCAACAATTTTTTTAAGTTCCCTCATAAAACCTTTATTAATACTTGATTTTTGCAGCaactttaaaacactaaaataaacagaattCACTACCTTTAATATTTTGCTGTAGGCAAAATATTTGAAGaacataaattataaattgttaTGACAATAAAGTATTAACAATTCAAAAATACAGAGTAATACAAAGATTGTTTGTGCAGAGTCAGTCAGGGTATTTCCTGGGTGATCTCCATGAGCGGCACATACACAAAAATTACTTCTACAAAGGCAGAAACTTCAGCTCACGCATGTCCATGTCGGGAGAGCTGCTACCACTGTGATCACTGTAGGTGTCCCTGAAATGAAAGGTAAATTCAGAAGATTATTACATCAGCAAGACATTATAGGGGCAATTTTTTCTGTAACTGCGGGAATTGATGTGACATAGCATCAGTTTTAAATGCAGATATAATATGTGTGGGCAAAATGCTTAATGACTGATGTTAAATATTGATCAAGTTGTAGGTTCTTTGTAAGAGGTTTTTTCACGTTTACCACTCAGATTACTTATTAAAAGTGTCATCAAAGCATAAATGTCAGCTAAATATGataaaaaatgagagaaaggtGAAATAACATTCAACTGTTTGGAGGTTGGAGAAACACCGTGATGGAATAAGCGAACTGGGAAGTTATAGCTGCAGTTACAGCTAAACTTCAAAACTGTTGGACTGTCACCATTGCAGTTTCATTTCCTTTAAATAACTTTTGGATTGGCAAGTGATTGATGTGCTGGTGTTTACCGTGGAGAAAGGCGACAGCCCTTGGCCAGGTAGCTCTGGAGTTTTCCTGCAGAGGCCAGCAGGAGACCAAAGTATGGAGGAGAAGGTTTGATAGGTCTGGAGGTGAACTCTGGATGATACTGCACTCCAACAAAGTAACAGTGGTCTGAAACCAAAAAATTGCATATTACTGCACGTTTCTGCTCCCTCAGGCTTCATTTAAACAACAAAGATTAAATGTTTGATATCATAACGAAGGACAGTTTGGGGTTAAACATGATTTCTCTACATCGTGTTCAAGAATTGTATGTATTAGAAGAAGCCGGTGGGTGCTGGATTTCAAACACACTTTCCCCATACCCTCTAATTCAATGACTTCCATCCGCTCTCCTTCCACATCCTGACCAACAAACTGAAGTCCTTTTTGTTCAAAGTGATGCTTCAGCTCTGGATTCACCTGAAATAAGATAAGATTCTGTGATCcaaggttttattttttgttttgttcttgcaGTACTTCTAGAAGAAAAGCCATGggcccaacaaaacaaaataatgttcAAATCAAATCTCAAAGTTAGATAAGATACTGCACACAATACTTTTGCTTAATAAATTTTGtaattacaaaataatttcCACACTTTTCGctgtataataaaaaaaaatttaacccTTGTTTGGATCACTACCTCAAATCTGTGTCTGTGCCGTTCGTCAACATATTCCACATCTCCATATAGCTTTCCtggaagaataaaaaatattttatcaacAGTAATTAGGTAGAAGAAGTCCAGGTATCATTTGATCCAGGGAGATACATACTCAGCACACTGGTGCTGGATGAGAAAATGGTCCGCCTCTTTCCCAACCTCATAGTCCCACCCATCTGGCCTGGGTTGTGTTCTGGCATGTCAATTACCTGTAGGGATCAAATCAAGATTATATAACTAATAATGGATGGTAAACATGcatggtaaaaaaacaaaacaaagaagataACATACCACAGGGTGTTTGGATTCTGGATTAAATTCTGTGGAGTTGGCATCTGAAAAACACAAGATGAACTGATCTGAGCACAAATCAGCTTTCCAATAGGTGGAAGCCTTAAT
The DNA window shown above is from Astatotilapia calliptera chromosome 11, fAstCal1.2, whole genome shotgun sequence and carries:
- the rab42b gene encoding ras-related protein Rab-42b; this translates as MDLTLWQYQFRIIMLGDSAVGKSSLLKRYTEDLFMESINETVGVDFYVHFLEVEPGIRVKLQFWDTAGQERFRSVTRSYYRNSVGGMLVFDITHRASFDHIKDWHAEVCERVQPHKVLFVLVGQKNDRDAHRERAVSREEAEKLAQQLGTPYVEASAKSGQHVKECFELLTRRIYQGLLSGEIELQEGWDGIKCTVPQALQLQRANMPQPRTATKDKKKCCG